One Mesorhizobium loti genomic window carries:
- a CDS encoding alpha/beta hydrolase fold protein: MGAAPTIMRRDDAALRVFDTGQGRLPIIFQHGLGGDAAQVAQNFPDGPSRRRLTVESRAQGGSGAGSKRPFTIAMFADDVLAAADAAGLDRFVAGGISMGAAIALHLASRHPDRILGLVLVRPAWAFDAAPQNMRPYVEVAELIRRLPLAGARETFASSATSARFRSEAPDNLASLLGFFQRENAIVFAEVMQAIANDGPGVTRAQAASLAIPTLVIGSGIDLVHPLATARDLAETIPNAVFAEVTPKAIDKERHFAEIRAAIGGFLDRHFNKQDPS, encoded by the coding sequence ATGGGCGCCGCGCCGACGATCATGCGGCGCGACGATGCCGCGCTTCGTGTCTTCGACACGGGGCAGGGCAGGCTTCCAATTATCTTCCAGCATGGCCTCGGCGGCGATGCCGCGCAGGTGGCGCAGAATTTTCCCGACGGCCCGTCACGCCGCCGGCTGACGGTCGAAAGCCGCGCGCAAGGTGGCTCCGGCGCCGGCAGCAAACGACCGTTCACGATCGCGATGTTCGCCGACGATGTACTGGCTGCCGCAGACGCGGCCGGCCTCGACCGCTTCGTTGCCGGCGGCATTTCGATGGGCGCGGCGATCGCGCTGCACCTCGCGAGCCGGCACCCCGACCGTATCCTTGGCCTGGTGCTCGTGCGTCCCGCCTGGGCCTTCGACGCAGCGCCACAAAACATGCGGCCTTACGTCGAAGTGGCGGAACTCATCCGCCGGCTCCCGCTGGCTGGAGCGCGCGAAACCTTCGCGTCCTCCGCGACATCGGCCCGCTTTCGCAGCGAGGCGCCGGACAATCTCGCCTCGCTGCTCGGCTTCTTCCAGCGCGAGAATGCGATCGTCTTCGCTGAGGTGATGCAGGCGATCGCCAATGATGGGCCTGGCGTGACGCGGGCGCAAGCCGCCAGCCTCGCAATACCCACGCTGGTCATCGGCAGCGGCATCGATCTCGTCCACCCCCTGGCGACCGCCCGCGATCTCGCCGAAACCATCCCAAATGCGGTCTTCGCCGAGGTGACGCCGAAGGCCATCGACAAGGAACGCCACTTCGCCGAAATCCGCGCCGCCATCGGCGGCTTTCTCGACAGACATTTCAACAAACAGGACCCATCATGA
- a CDS encoding ribulose-5-phosphate 3-epimerase, with amino-acid sequence MTSKPLSGPAAIAALPRDRLIAEFSLWSANLANFESDLRRIEPHVDLHHIDVADGHFAPSFLFFPDLVARIAGLTAKPIHVHLMVDAGIVEAQTRQFIEAGADMISVHAENGEAGLRAVRLARELGAEAGVVLRLETPVEAVKPFVSEVAFVTLLGTAIGVKGQSLSEKACDRLGAARAILREAGREAAVVLAADGGIRHETVPLLRAAGAETVVLGSLAFGDKDLAGRIGWLHGLKVAA; translated from the coding sequence ATGACGTCAAAGCCCCTGTCAGGCCCGGCGGCCATCGCCGCATTGCCGCGCGATCGCTTGATCGCCGAATTCTCGCTCTGGTCAGCCAATCTCGCCAATTTCGAGAGCGATCTCAGGCGAATCGAACCCCATGTCGACCTGCATCACATCGATGTGGCGGACGGCCATTTCGCGCCGTCCTTCCTGTTCTTCCCCGATCTCGTCGCCCGCATCGCCGGGCTGACGGCCAAGCCCATCCATGTCCATCTGATGGTCGATGCGGGGATCGTCGAAGCGCAGACGCGGCAGTTCATCGAGGCCGGCGCCGACATGATCAGCGTCCATGCCGAGAACGGCGAGGCGGGATTGCGCGCCGTGCGGCTGGCCCGCGAACTCGGTGCCGAAGCCGGCGTCGTGCTGAGGCTGGAGACGCCGGTCGAGGCAGTAAAACCTTTCGTTTCCGAGGTCGCCTTCGTCACGCTGCTCGGCACCGCGATCGGCGTCAAGGGCCAGAGCCTGTCGGAGAAGGCCTGCGACCGGCTGGGTGCCGCCCGTGCCATTCTGCGGGAGGCCGGCCGCGAGGCGGCCGTCGTGCTTGCCGCCGACGGCGGTATCCGCCACGAGACCGTGCCGTTGCTGCGTGCCGCCGGTGCCGAAACCGTCGTTCTGGGCTCGCTCGCCTTCGGCGACAAGGATCTGGCCGGCCGCATCGGCTGGCTGCATGGGCTGAAGGTCGCGGCATGA
- a CDS encoding glucose kinase, whose protein sequence is MTTEAALAIDLGGTELRAALVDRDGKILAFAAVPTQAQAGPDVVIGQIEALAATVHAEAPGLAIVGVGVGAPGPLDPLAGVAVGPPTLAGWQDVPLADILERRLGLPVRLENDANAAALGEWRFGAGHGARSLVFVTVSTGIGGGVVADGRILHGRRGLAAEIGHMTITNEGERCVCGVVGCFEAIASGTALGRRANAATSAFDGSTLRRLSANAEVTGRHVVEAARLRDDLALALLEEEARWLGVGFTNLLHLYSPDVLVVGGGIANGLDLMHPVIEATIRQRAMRAYRDVPVVQAQLGRHAGLVGAASLVLFDDGSLAARMPVGPSTFPEARRDLSG, encoded by the coding sequence ATGACCACTGAAGCCGCCCTTGCGATCGATCTTGGCGGCACCGAGCTTCGTGCCGCGCTGGTCGATCGTGACGGCAAGATCCTGGCCTTCGCCGCCGTGCCGACACAGGCGCAGGCCGGACCCGACGTGGTGATCGGCCAGATCGAGGCGCTGGCCGCGACCGTGCATGCCGAGGCGCCGGGCCTCGCCATTGTCGGCGTCGGCGTCGGCGCGCCGGGACCGCTCGACCCGCTGGCCGGCGTTGCCGTTGGGCCGCCGACGCTGGCCGGCTGGCAGGACGTGCCGCTGGCCGACATCCTCGAGCGCCGGCTCGGCCTGCCGGTGCGGCTGGAGAACGACGCCAATGCGGCAGCACTTGGCGAATGGCGCTTCGGTGCCGGCCATGGCGCTCGCTCGCTGGTCTTCGTCACGGTGTCGACCGGCATCGGTGGCGGCGTCGTTGCCGACGGGCGCATCCTGCACGGCCGCCGTGGGCTGGCCGCCGAGATCGGCCATATGACCATCACCAATGAGGGCGAGCGCTGCGTCTGCGGCGTCGTCGGCTGTTTCGAGGCCATCGCCTCGGGAACCGCACTTGGCCGCCGTGCCAATGCGGCGACGTCGGCCTTCGACGGCTCGACGCTGCGGCGTCTCTCGGCCAATGCCGAGGTCACCGGCCGCCACGTGGTCGAGGCGGCGCGGCTGCGGGACGACCTCGCTCTGGCCTTGCTCGAGGAGGAGGCGCGCTGGCTGGGCGTCGGCTTCACCAATCTGCTGCACCTCTATTCGCCCGACGTGCTGGTCGTCGGCGGCGGCATCGCCAATGGTCTCGACCTGATGCATCCGGTCATCGAGGCGACCATCCGGCAACGCGCCATGCGCGCCTATCGCGACGTGCCGGTGGTGCAGGCGCAGCTCGGCCGTCATGCCGGGCTGGTCGGCGCCGCCAGCCTCGTCCTGTTCGATGATGGCAGCCTGGCCGCCCGCATGCCGGTCGGTCCAAGCACGTTTCCAGAAGCGAGGCGGGACCTCAGTGGCTGA
- a CDS encoding C4-dicarboxylate transporter DctA, whose protein sequence is MHIADQSRAAAAQRKPLYAQLYVQVLVAITVGILLGHYYPSVGESMKPLGDAFIKLVKMIIAPVIFLTVATGIAGMSDLQKVGRVAGKAMLYFLTFSTLALIIGLVVANVVQPGAGFNIDPATLDASTVNTYAAKAHDQSVTGFLMNIIPGTIVGAFADGDILQVLFFSVLFGIALALVGDRGAPVLNFLQALMAPMFKLVSVLMKAAPIGAFGAMAFTIGKYGIGSVINLAMLVGTFYATSLLFVFVVLGAVCRYNGFSILSLLRYIKEELLLVLGTSSSEAALPSLMEKMEKAGAKRSVVGLVIPTGYSFNLDGTNIYMTLAALFIAQATNIHLSMGDQILLLLVAMLSSKGAAGITGAGFITLAATLSVVPSVPVAGMALILGVDRFMSECRALTNFVGNAVATLVVARWEGELDEAKLARALAGTADDSLPADVVPAE, encoded by the coding sequence ATGCACATCGCAGACCAATCACGCGCGGCCGCCGCGCAGCGCAAGCCCCTTTATGCCCAACTCTACGTGCAGGTGCTGGTGGCGATCACCGTCGGCATCCTGCTCGGCCACTATTATCCGTCTGTCGGCGAGAGCATGAAGCCGCTCGGCGACGCCTTCATCAAACTGGTCAAGATGATCATCGCCCCGGTCATCTTCCTGACGGTCGCGACCGGCATCGCCGGTATGAGCGACCTGCAGAAGGTCGGCCGCGTCGCCGGCAAGGCGATGCTCTACTTCCTCACTTTCTCAACGCTGGCGCTGATCATCGGCCTTGTCGTGGCCAATGTCGTGCAGCCGGGCGCCGGCTTCAACATCGACCCGGCAACACTCGATGCCTCCACCGTCAACACCTATGCCGCCAAGGCGCATGACCAGTCGGTCACCGGCTTCCTGATGAACATCATCCCCGGCACGATCGTCGGCGCCTTCGCCGATGGCGATATCTTGCAGGTGCTGTTCTTCTCGGTGCTGTTCGGCATCGCGCTGGCGCTGGTCGGCGACAGGGGCGCTCCGGTGCTCAACTTCCTGCAGGCGCTGATGGCGCCGATGTTCAAGCTGGTCAGCGTGCTGATGAAGGCCGCCCCGATCGGCGCCTTTGGCGCCATGGCCTTCACCATCGGCAAATACGGCATCGGCTCGGTCATCAACCTCGCCATGCTGGTCGGCACCTTCTACGCAACGTCGCTGCTGTTCGTGTTCGTCGTGCTGGGTGCGGTCTGCCGTTACAACGGCTTCTCCATCCTGTCGCTGCTGCGCTACATCAAGGAAGAGCTGCTTCTGGTGCTGGGCACCTCCTCGTCGGAAGCGGCCCTGCCCTCGCTGATGGAGAAGATGGAAAAGGCCGGCGCCAAGCGCTCGGTGGTCGGCCTGGTCATCCCGACCGGCTATTCCTTCAACCTCGACGGCACCAACATCTACATGACGCTTGCGGCGCTGTTCATCGCCCAGGCGACGAACATCCACCTGTCGATGGGCGACCAGATCCTGCTGCTGCTGGTGGCGATGCTTTCGTCCAAGGGTGCCGCCGGCATCACCGGAGCCGGCTTCATCACCCTTGCCGCGACGCTTTCCGTCGTGCCTTCGGTGCCGGTCGCCGGCATGGCGCTGATCCTCGGCGTCGACCGTTTCATGTCGGAGTGCCGGGCGCTGACCAACTTCGTCGGCAATGCCGTCGCCACGCTGGTGGTCGCCCGCTGGGAAGGCGAGCTCGACGAAGCAAAGCTGGCGAGAGCCCTGGCCGGCACGGCCGACGACAGCCTGCCGGCGGATGTCGTTCCCGCCGAGTAA
- a CDS encoding two-component C4-dicarboxylate transport system, sensor protein: MLREAVARLRDGRWLVVFIALAILAGAIAIAGRIATGQATNDLRDTALAALPLAAGTLTGEIEKQRLVPLVLARDDAVRGALRRAGKMQEAALNDKLKAIASDASASAIYVIDTAGIAISASNAGEPTSFVGIDYNFRHYFNEAMAKGSASQYGLGTISGRPGLYLSSRVDDNGKPLGVAVLKVELDGVEANWRSSGFLVFVTDERGVVLATSEPKWRFHALAPLSAQDAAAAHEQLQLPDAAFEPLPIRRGAGDGLATIESPGKPRQFVEVVQDLPGAVPGWRLWLLTPADATLSSAANTARLTTLLGLLLTGLLAYVFTRRRRTRRLRQEALARMNAELESRVSTRTAELTRSNTALAGEIAERENAEAKVRRLRDDLAQANRLSILGQIAAGVAHEINQPVAAIRTYAENAGRFLEGGKTEPASGNLTSIVSMTERIGAITNTLRTFARRPGVAASPLPVREAIDGALSLLSGRIRDSGVTIVKPRGTASPLVMASRIRLEQILVNLLQNALDAMKDQSDPRIEIELAERDDRVLISVRDNGPGLGPEAAGNLFMPFQTTKEKGLGLGLVISQEIAQELGGSLQLDPGSAKGASFTIDLRRIE, translated from the coding sequence TTGTTGCGTGAGGCGGTGGCCCGGCTGCGCGACGGCCGCTGGCTTGTCGTCTTCATCGCCCTGGCGATCCTGGCCGGCGCGATCGCCATCGCGGGACGCATCGCCACCGGCCAGGCGACCAACGATCTGCGCGACACAGCGCTTGCCGCTTTGCCGCTGGCGGCGGGAACGCTGACCGGCGAGATAGAAAAACAGCGCCTGGTTCCCTTGGTGCTGGCCCGCGACGATGCGGTGCGCGGGGCGCTGCGCCGGGCCGGAAAGATGCAGGAAGCGGCCCTCAACGACAAGCTCAAGGCGATCGCCAGTGACGCCTCGGCATCGGCCATCTATGTCATCGATACGGCGGGCATCGCGATATCGGCCAGCAATGCCGGCGAGCCGACGAGCTTTGTCGGCATCGACTATAATTTTCGCCATTACTTCAACGAGGCGATGGCGAAGGGCTCTGCCAGCCAGTACGGCCTCGGCACGATCAGCGGCCGCCCGGGACTCTATCTTTCGAGCCGCGTCGACGACAACGGCAAGCCCCTGGGTGTCGCGGTGTTGAAGGTCGAGCTCGACGGCGTCGAAGCCAATTGGCGCTCCAGCGGCTTTCTTGTTTTCGTCACCGACGAACGCGGCGTCGTGCTGGCCACCAGTGAGCCCAAATGGCGGTTTCATGCACTGGCGCCGCTCTCCGCCCAAGACGCCGCCGCTGCCCATGAGCAGCTGCAATTGCCGGACGCCGCCTTCGAACCGCTGCCGATACGGCGCGGTGCCGGCGACGGCCTGGCGACGATAGAGAGCCCGGGCAAGCCGCGCCAGTTCGTCGAGGTGGTGCAGGACCTGCCCGGTGCGGTCCCCGGCTGGCGCCTCTGGCTGCTGACACCGGCGGACGCCACTCTCTCATCGGCCGCCAACACGGCGCGGCTGACGACGCTGCTCGGGCTGCTGCTGACCGGTCTGCTTGCTTACGTCTTCACCAGGCGCCGCCGCACCCGCCGTCTGCGGCAGGAGGCGCTGGCGCGCATGAATGCCGAGCTGGAAAGCCGGGTCAGCACCCGGACGGCCGAGCTGACGCGCTCCAACACCGCCCTTGCTGGCGAGATCGCTGAGCGCGAAAATGCCGAGGCCAAGGTGCGCCGATTGCGCGACGATCTCGCTCAGGCCAACCGGCTCTCCATCCTCGGCCAGATCGCCGCTGGCGTGGCGCATGAGATCAACCAGCCGGTTGCCGCGATCCGCACCTATGCCGAGAATGCCGGCCGTTTCCTCGAAGGTGGCAAGACCGAGCCGGCAAGCGGCAATCTGACCTCGATCGTCTCGATGACCGAACGCATCGGCGCCATCACCAATACGCTGCGCACCTTCGCCCGCCGGCCCGGTGTCGCCGCCTCGCCTTTGCCGGTGCGCGAGGCGATCGACGGCGCGCTGTCGCTGCTCTCCGGCCGCATCCGCGATTCCGGCGTGACCATCGTCAAGCCGCGCGGCACTGCCTCGCCATTGGTGATGGCCAGTCGTATCCGGCTGGAGCAGATCCTGGTCAACTTGCTGCAGAACGCGCTCGACGCCATGAAGGACCAATCCGACCCCCGCATCGAGATCGAACTCGCCGAGCGCGACGATCGGGTGCTGATTTCGGTGCGCGACAATGGCCCCGGCCTTGGGCCGGAGGCGGCCGGCAATCTTTTCATGCCGTTCCAGACCACCAAGGAGAAGGGGCTCGGCCTCGGGCTGGTGATCTCGCAGGAGATCGCCCAGGAATTGGGCGGCTCCTTGCAGCTCGACCCCGGCAGCGCCAAAGGCGCGTCCTTCACCATCGATTTGAGGCGAATTGAATGA